Proteins co-encoded in one Medicago truncatula cultivar Jemalong A17 chromosome 8, MtrunA17r5.0-ANR, whole genome shotgun sequence genomic window:
- the LOC120577714 gene encoding peptidyl-prolyl cis-trans isomerase FKBP65, with protein MTMKKGEVALLTIAPQYAFGSSESRQELAVVPPNSTLYYQVELVSFVKAKEVSDMNTEEKIEAALEKRQEGIALVYAAEYARASKRFQKVTR; from the exons ATGACCATGAAGAAGGGTGAGGTAGCTTTGTTGACTATTGCGCCACAATATGCTTTTGGTTCATCAGAGTCTCGGCAGGAATTGGCAGTGGTTCCTCCTAATTCAACCTTGTATTATCAGGTTGAGCTAGTATCGTTTGTAAAG GCTAAGGAGGTATCGGACATGAACACTGAAGAGAAGATAGAAGCTGCTCTTGAGAAGCGACAAGAAGGCATAGCATTAGTTTATGCTGCTGAATATGCAAGAGCTTCCAAGAGATTTCAGAAGGTAACCAGGTAA